One window of the Lytechinus pictus isolate F3 Inbred chromosome 5, Lp3.0, whole genome shotgun sequence genome contains the following:
- the LOC129260559 gene encoding cholesterol 25-hydroxylase-like protein 1, member 2, with product MAAVSQDLSVVWNNFSRIPMDIAGFDGSRSALQPLWDGLRSFFGDEVLCSPAFPVGMAISYYFTLCLIYMFLDLYGVKHWAWLRKYKLHQDINVTAPQLYTTLVLTMWNHALYIVPAGVLQYIYSPPFPLDDDAPLLTQFLWDQTISLFLFDLSYGVLHYWFHTNRWVYRAIHSVHHQYHSPFCWVTQYLHPAELIFVGATTAIIPKMLGVHTLSYFGFQLFNIWISVEAHCGYEFPFSLSLIVPFNIVAGPRKHDLHHMKPMSNYMPHLTWLDKLMGWEFNGYDTKKQKIATK from the coding sequence ATGGCTGCGGTCAGCCAAGATCTATCTGTCGTCTGGAATAATTTCTCTCGTATACCTATGGACATCGCTGGCTTCGATGGAAGTCGTTCAGCTCTCCAACCTCTATGGGACGGACTCCGGAGCTTCTTTGGTGACGAGGTCCTCTGCTCACCGGCGTTCCCCGTCGGAATGGCCATCAGTTATTACTTCACTCTCTGCCTCATTTACATGTTCCTCGACCTGTATGGCGTCAAACACTGGGCATGGCTTCGCAAGTACAAGCTTCACCAGGACATCAATGTGACAGCACCGCAGCTCTACACCACCTTGGTACTCACCATGTGGAACCATGCCCTCTATATCGTCCCAGCTGGAGTGCTCCAGTACATCTACTCACCGCCCTTTCCTCTTGATGACGACGCCCCGCTCCTGACGCAGTTCCTCTGGGACCAGACAATCAGTCTCTTCCTGTTCGATCTCTCCTACGGCGTCCTCCACTACTGGTTCCACACCAATAGGTGGGTGTACCGGGCAATTCATTCGGTCCACCATCAGTACCATTCCCCGTTCTGCTGGGTAACCCAGTACCTCCACCCCGCCGAACTCATCTTCGTCGGCGCCACCACGGCCATCATCCCCAAGATGCTCGGAGTCCACACCCTCAGTTACTTCGGCTTCCAGCTCTTCAATATCTGGATAAGCGTCGAGGCGCACTGCGGCTACGAGTTCCCCTTCTCCCTCTCACTCATCGTCCCTTTCAACATCGTAGCCGGACCCCGCAAGCACGATCTCCACCACATGAAGCCGATGTCGAATTACATGCCACATCTGACGTGGCTGGATAAGCTGATGGGATGGGAGTTCAATGGATACGATACGAAGAAACAGAAGATTGCAACGAAATAA
- the LOC129262485 gene encoding uncharacterized protein LOC129262485 has product MDRGILKLFLLFILLDALPHVLSRGRFCNNPSPPICADDCDGNGYYVSADGASCIRCPQCPAGEELNKDCGNGLNGDAACQPCQQGFFSLDTSKRCTPCVTCTNTEEVETCQLTQNRVCGECLPGFVRTSGRFSTDPNACLDRCSDLPRDTPQCRDWWANQGEEPRAEDAPQENLPVDLGRPAEEVPPDYLDHCEPEPPSCIDHCHDGNFFLDYDGLCKACLTCQPGEQLNKVCGRGKNGDAYCRPCPEGTFSEDGLQRCSPCRICVNTVATECTASRDTQCGECLPGYYQDADGYFPDSGACPNKCPECPNHIPQCQAWCESKKNSDQVPGIPAVPGVTVEEDPQDQVVPEVATVADIPQPDTDDELNDEVKPLSSAHGTYMNIFIVIGSFLAVVIIVLIIVVIVFRSLWKRGNGSTSSTTTETPFIPTPSGTPSPTSSPSRSPTTVYNPTVSPISPEVGSWEFMDFLRNFSSGALQSLTNSRPVSGGSTDMLSAASTPTMNLNRRLYANNDLRRHAIERQKGVEDPSQSIPFLLQQQGGVQAESLVGSHGHLTQDEREAYPKEAERQFEKDQRPVTGLANQMNNSSTSSASGKVVTEKESGTVHPHIDDVSEAPGRVVRRRRSSLGLALVPVEGNAEKKAVNGRNGKQGRVSESEAALYPTDSSSDDGLHAVQEMDHDSAAIPKAMSMDREMEIAAVSHISETEAKKTKPRDQTRRKMGVPVPRKNLDENSTQTNAVAIPDDGRTPGGKSPGETNVNIQITLATKDVETVHIGDVHNKRDCHTCGQRAFTSEPHNEDNEADIDGENEKLLNECMTSSQSDTGYVASNGVSPGNGDTEDDVGEQGKLLDPTSR; this is encoded by the exons ATGGATAGAGGGATTCTGAAATTATTTCTTCTATTCATCTTACTGGATGCGCTTCCCCATGTATTAAGTAGAGGAAGG TTCTGTAACAACCCGTCCCCACCAATTTGTGCCGACGATTGCGATGGGAATGGCTACTATGTCAGTGCAGATGGGGCTTCATGTATCCGGTGTCCACAGTGTCCCGCTGGAGAGGAACTTAATAAG GATTGTGGGAACGGCTTAAATGGGGATGCAGCGTGCCAACCTTGTCAACAGGGTTTCTTTTCTTTAGACACCTCGAAGCGTTGCACCCCTTGCGTTACCTGTACCAATACAGAGGAGGTCGAGACATGTCAGCTAACACAGAATCGAGTGTGTGGCGAATGCCTTCCAGG CTTTGTCCGAACGTCTGGCCGCTTCTCGACAGACCCGAACGCCTGTCTGGATAGGTGTTCGGACCTTCCCCGTGATACCCCTCAGTGCAGAGATTGGTGGGCAAACCAAGGGGAAGAACCAAGAGCGGAAGATGCACCCCAGGAGAATCTTCCTGTAGATCTAGGCAGGCCTGCTGAAGAAGTGCCCCCAGATTACCTTGAC CACTGTGAGCCTGAACCTCCTTCGTGCATTGATCACTGTCACGATGGAAACTTCTTCTTAGACTATGATGGACTTTGTAAGGCGTGTTTGACATGTCAGCCAGGAGAACAACTTAATAAG GTTTGTGGCAGAGGAAAGAATGGTGATGCTTACTGTCGACCATGTCCCGAAGGAACGTTTTCAGAAGACGGGCTACAACGATGTTCCCCCTGCCGAATCTGCGTCAACACTGTTGCGACAGAGTGTACTGCTTCAAGGGACACCCAATGCGGAGAATGTCTTCCAGG ATATTACCAAGACGCAGATGGATATTTTCCCGATAGCGGAGCCTGTCCGAACAAGTGCCCTGAATGTCCTAACCACATCCCTCAATGTCAAGCATGGTGTGAATCAAAGAAGAATTCCGATCAGGTTCCTGGGATTCCTGCAGTTCCTGGAGTGACTGTCGAAGAAGATCCGCAGGATCAAGTCGTACCGGAAGTGGCTACAGTTGCAGACATCCCCCAACCCGATACTGACGATGAAC TCAACGACGAGGTTAAACCTCTTTCGTCCGCACATGGAACTTATATGAACATCTTCATAGTCATTGGTTCCTTTCTCGCTGTCGTCATCATTGTCCtgatcatcgtcgtcatcgtgTTCCGTAGCCTATGGAAGAGGGGAAATGGATCGACTTCGTCCACTACAACTGAAACGCCGTTCATACCAACCCCGAGTGGAACGCCCTCTCCTACTAGTTCTCCCTCCAGATCTCCAACAA CTGTCTACAATCCAACAGTCTCTCCGATTTCGCCTGAAGTCGGCTCCTGGGAATTTATGGATTTTCTAAG GAATTTCTCAAGTGGTGCTCTTCAGAGTCTTACTAACTCCAGACCCGTAAGTGGAGGATCAACAGATATGCTATCCGCAGCTTCTACCCCAACAATGAATCTCAACAGACGACTTTATGCCAATAACGACCTAAGGAGGCATGCTATTGAGAGGCAAAAGGGTGTTGAGGATCCATCTCAGTCAATCCCATTCCTCCTTCAACAACAGGGAGGTGTTCAAGCAGAGAGTCTAGTTGGTTCACACGGTCATTTAACCCAGGACGAAAGAGAGGCATATCCAAAAGAGGCTGAAAGACAATTTGAAAAAGACCAGAGACCGGTTACAGGATTGGCTAACCAAATGAACAATTCTAGTACTTCGTCAGCGTCAGGGAAGGTTGTCACTGAGAAGGAATCCGGGACTGTCCATCCACATATAGATGATGTCAGCGAGGCCCCTGGGAGGGTTGTCCGCCGTCGCCGCTCTTCTTTAGGTTTAGCTCTAGTCCCAGTCGAGGGCAATGCCGAGAAGAAAGCCGTGAATGGACGCAATGGGAAACAAGGGCGTGTGTCGGAGAGCGAAGCTGCATTGTACCCTACGGATTCTTCGAGTGACGACGGTCTCCACGCTGTGCAGGAAATGGATCACGATTCGGCTGCAATCCCGAAGGCGATGTCGATGGACCGAGAAATGGAAATCGCTGCTGTTTCACACATATCCGAAACCGAAGCCAAGAAGACCAAACCAAGAGATCAAACGAGAAGAAAGATGGGTGTACCAGTGCCAAGGAAGAATCTCGATGAAAATTCGACTCAGACGAATGCTGTTGCCATTCCAGACGACGGGAGAACCCCCGGCGGTAAGTCACCCGGTGAAACCAACGTCAATATCCAAATCACTTTGGCCACAAAGGACGTCGAGACCGTCCACATCGGCGATGTACACAACAAACGAGACTGCCATACCTGCGGCCAACGGGCTTTCACATCAGAACCACACAACGAAGACAATGAAGCCGACATCGacggagaaaatgaaaaattgctCAACGAATGTATGACTTCTTCCCAATCTGACACTGGTTATGTTGCTAGTAATGGTGTAAGCCCTGGCAATGGCGACACGGAAGACGATGTCGGCGAGCAGGGCAAATTGCTTGATCCTACATCTCGATAG